The segment CCAAGGCATTGtttagtgtcattgaaccattgcttTACTTGTCACTTGTTGTTGTGTAAGGACTCTTTGGTAGTAGGGTTTTGGTTGAGTTTgcgagccttagaggttggttggttcaaggttatccttccagtctgttgcctcctcatcactAGTCCATAACCTAAGACAAAATAGCACTAGACctaaataggtcaccataagccaaatgcaacaccactaaTCAACTGGAATATCAActtgataaccatcagcatcttgagaaccttctagaagccgcaccaacaccacttatcaaatccatcaaaagatcttcaacaaagctctattagTAAAACCTTTACTGGTAACcaaaaagcttactagaacatatgatagctttcggatcatcgaatcccaaaccaactaaatatgacacTCATTTGAATggcatgaatgaccgaaccaaactaGTACCACGAATCTGAACATACCAGAGAATACCagagatggtctccagatcaacatcacagtccaaccactctattggaacccgatagacaaccaaacaagctagtgttgacatcaatgacaaacatcaatgcaacacataatcaattcctccatattgccaacagtgTTATCTATAGCCAAACTCCTAGTTGGACTGATTTAATGATTTTGGAACAAGGGTTAAGAAGAACAATGCACTTAAGTTGTTGTAAGTTAATTTTATCCTTTTACAAATTCAATTCTAGATGAGATCAATACATTCCGAGATTAttttaaaatgaatgaatgaataaatttatttaaattcaacatCAAACACAAATCAACACAAATATGTGCTATATTTGTTGACAAGAACTAATGAACAAATTGAAGtaaacattttaattttaaattttatcaatTTAAAATTTAGACATTTTGCAAATTACATATTTTAATACCTGattgaaaaataaaaaggaaaaaatatttaCATATATTAAATCATAATAACACCAATAACATTAATAATCGTAATTTTTTTGGTGAGATAATAAACATTCAATCTGAATGATATATGATTTTTATAAAACCATTTCATAATATTAACATACCCAAAATCAAACACACAAAATTATCATACACAAACTCGAACTTACACAATTAATATATTCACTATATCAAGTACCACTAAATTACTAAAGATGATTTTATTACAAAATATAAACCTTAATTTTAGCACAAAGGATATGAACAGTGGGATCATCTTGCCATGGTTTGATTcataggaggtaaggtggctgtgCCTATACCCCGTTGTTGGTTTAGCAGATATCCCCTCCAACCTgcaaaaaaatgccaaaaaaaaaagaaaaaagaaaatgaagCAATCAGCTCCAAACCCAGACAAACAATTCTAATAGGTAAGATGTGATCATAAAAATGCAATATTACCGAGAGCAGGATCATATCCTCTATATTTGAGCTCCTTATATTCCTGGCACAGCGCGCATGGCTCGCATAAACAATGGAGCAGACAATCTCCACAGGGGGTCTCCGCCAGATTATATTTGGCCCGCATCTTGGTTCGGTACATGCATGAATAGCACCAGCCAAGGCCAGTAAGACAAATAGGACCATACACCCCTGCCAACGCATACCCCGTAAGACAAAGCACCCCATGGATCCCTCCGCTCACAACGCATGCTGCAACAACTTCAACCAGTCACCCCTTCCATCCAATATACATAAATTGCATGCTAAGCTCGGCAATACAAATTATGAATGAAAATCTTACTTACACGTAGAACCCTCATCTACGATCTCCGCTATTTGCCCGAAAGTGACGCAGGGGCACCATAACGTGAGGCAACCTGCACTCACACAATATTTCCATTATTAATGTTAACATACAATCATATACGGGAGAGAAGAGGAGAAGTAAATAGATAGTTAGGCATACAATTGGAAGGATCTTCCGTGCAGGCAAAAATGTCAGAGGCCCACAGTGCAGGAAGATCATACACGCCTTGTACAAGATGAAACTGCGGCGGCGGCTGCACGTATATCATATTTACAAACTGAGCGCTGGCATTTTGAGCGGGCGGAGGTGGAGGCGGAGGCAGAAGCGGATATTGTTGGTGAGGGTGAGAATAGGGATTTTGAGGTGGCAGCGGATACCCTGTTGCTATTTGCTCTGGAGGCGGATAGCCAGGGGAATTTTGGGGTATAGGCTGAGTGTAGAGATTTTGAGGTGTTGTAGTGTGAGCGTAGGGATTTTGAGGTGGGTGTGGAGACTCTTCATGCTCTACGGTTGGGGCCGATGGGGCAT is part of the Cryptomeria japonica chromosome 10, Sugi_1.0, whole genome shotgun sequence genome and harbors:
- the LOC131054555 gene encoding cell number regulator 1-like, which encodes MYAPSAPTVEHEESPHPPQNPYAHTTTPQNLYTQPIPQNSPGYPPPEQIATGYPLPPQNPYSHPHQQYPLLPPPPPPPAQNASAQFVNMIYVQPPPQFHLVQGVYDLPALWASDIFACTEDPSNCCLTLWCPCVTFGQIAEIVDEGSTSCVVSGGIHGVLCLTGYALAGVYGPICLTGLGWCYSCMYRTKMRAKYNLAETPCGDCLLHCLCEPCALCQEYKELKYRGYDPALGNIAFL